ACCCCATTATCGTGCATGTGTCCGAAAAAGGCGAACACCCTAGCGTTTCCTACAAAAAGGCCATTTCCCAACAAAAGATTCAAGCTAAAATTGAAGAATTAGGCGAAAACTATGAAAACGCCATTATTGAGGGCAAGATTATAGGCAAGAATAAAGGGGGTTATATCGTGGAGTCTCAAGGCGTGGAGTATTTCCTCTCCCGATCGCACTCTTCTTTAAAGAATGACGCAAACCACATCGGCAAACGCATTAAAGCATGCATCATTCGTGTGGATAAGGAAAACCATTCTATCAATATTTCTCGCAAACGATTCTTTGAAGTCAATGACAAACGACGGCTTGAGGTTTCTAAAGAACTATTAGAAGCTGCAGAGCCGGTATTAGGGGTTGTGCGCCAGATCACCCCTTTTGGTATTTTTGTAGAAGCTAAGGAGATTGAGGGCTTGGTCCATTATTCTGAAATCAGCCATAAAGGACCAGTCAACCCTGAAAAATACTACAAAGAGGGCGATGAAGTCTATGTCAAAGCCATCGCTTATGATGGAGAAAAAAGACGCCTTTCACTCTCCATAAAAGCGACCATAGAAGACCCATGGGAAGAGATCCAAGACAAACTAAAACCTGGATACGCTATTAAGGTGGTGGTGAGCAATATTGAACATTATGGGGTGTTTGTGGATATTGGTAATGATATTGAAGGCTTTTTGCATGTTTCTGAAATCTCTTGGGATAAAAATGTCAGCCATCCTAACAACTACTTGAGCGTGGGGCAAGAGATTGATGTGAAAATCATTGACATTGATCCTAAAAACCGCCGCTTAAGGGTTTCTTTAAAGCAACTCACTAACAGGCCTTTTGATGTTTTTGAATCTAAACACCAAGTGGGGGATGTTTTAGAAGGCAAAGTGGCGACTTTAACGGATTTTGGGGCGTTTTTGAATCTAGGTGGGGTGGATGGTTTGCTCCACAATCACGACGCTTTTTGGGATAAAGATAAAAAATGCAAAGACCACTATAAAATTGGCGATATGATCAAAGTGAAAATCCTTAAAATCAACAAAAAAGATAAAAAGATTTCTTTGAGTGCGAAACACTTGGTTACTTCCCCTACAGAAGAATTCGCTCAAAAGCATAAAACGGATAGCGTGATTCAAGGCAAAGTGGTGAGTATTAAGGATTTTGGCGTTTTCATTAATGCTGATGGCATTGATGTGCTGATCAAAAATGAAGATTTGAACCCCTTGAAAAGAGATGAAATCAAAATAGGGCAAGAAATCACATGCGTGGTTGTTGCGATTGAAAAATCTAACAACAAAGTGCGTGCTTCTGTACATAGGTTAGAGCGCAAAAAAGAAAAAGAAGAGTTGCAAGCTTTTAACACGAGCGATGATAAAATGACTTTAGGGGATATTCTTAAAGAAAAACTCTAAAGGGTGATTTTAAAAGCATGAGAATGGCATGAGATTTAAGAGTGTTGTTGCTTTTATTTCCCTAGCTGTCGCTCTTGGCGTTTTAGCCTATTTGTTTTTAAGCGTTAAAAAAGAAATGCCCGCTATTTCTCATGCAAATAAAAGCCTCTCTCAAACGGATGCAACAAGCCATGACATCAACCTAGAAGAAAATAGCCCTAATGAAATCTCTCCTAATGAAAAAGTCTCCCATAACGAAGAAGATCGCAATAACGCCCTTTCTCAAAATCTTGATGCGCAAGAAGTTATCAATTACCCTGTTATAGAGCATCATTTTGAAATCCCTTTTGAAGAAAAAAAAAGGGAATATTCAAAGCTTATCATTAAGGATTTAAAGGGTTATCAATTCTTGTGTTTAAAAGAAATCCTTAAAAAAGAACAAATTGATTACGCTTACGATAACACCAAAAACCAACCTAACCTCATCATCTATTTAGATAAAAACAAAAAAGAACGCTTTTTAGCTGATTTAGACTATTATAAAATACGCTATCATGCTGTTTTTTAAATTCAAAGGATAAAAATGCATCAAATAGCCATTTGCGACCCCATCCATGCTAAAGGCATTCAAATTTTAGAAGCTCAAAAAGACATTGTCTTGCATGATTATTCCAAATGCCCCAAAAATGAGCTTTTAGGAAAACTCACTCCCATGGATGCACTCATCACGCGTAGCATGACCCCTATCACAAGCGATTTTTTAAAGCCCTTAACCCACTTAAAATCCATCGTGAGAGCGGGTGTGGGAGTGGATAATATTGATTTAGAAAGCTGTTCTCAAAAAGGGATTGTAGTGATGAATATCCCTACCGCTAACACGATTGCCGCTGTGGAATTAACGATGGCGCATTTGATCAATGCAGTGCGATCGTTCCCTTGCGCAAACGATCAAATCAAACACCAAAGGTTATGGAAAAGAGAAGATTGGTATGGCACGGAATTGAAAAATAAAAAGCTAGGCATCATTGGTTTTGGGAATATTGGCTCTAGGGTGGGCATTAGGGCTAAAGCCTTTGAAATGGAAGTCCTAGCCTATGATCCTTATATCCCTTCTTCAAAAGCCACTGATTTAGGGGTCATTTACACAAAAAATTTTGAAGACATTTTGCAGTGCGATATGATCACTATCCACACCCCTAAAAATAAAGAAACCATTAACATGATAGGCGCTAAAGAGATTGAACGCATGAAAAAAGGGGTTATTTTGATCAATTGCGCTAGAGGGGGGCTTTATAATGAAGACGCTCTTTATGAAGCTTTAGAAACCAAAAAAGTGCGTTGGCTTGGCATTGATGTCTTTTCTAAAGAGCCTGGCATTCACAACAAGCTCTTAGACTTGCCCAATGTTTATGCGACCCCCCACATTGGCGCGAACACTTTAGAATCCCAAGAAGAAATTTCCAAACAAGCCGCTCAAGGGGTTATGGAATCTTTAAGGGGTTCAAGCCACC
This region of Helicobacter pylori genomic DNA includes:
- a CDS encoding 30S ribosomal protein S1 — translated: MSKIVDDQNFNDEEEDFAKLLEKEETLEKGTIKEGLIVSINENDSYAMVSVGGKTEGRLALSEITDEKGQLLYQKNDPIIVHVSEKGEHPSVSYKKAISQQKIQAKIEELGENYENAIIEGKIIGKNKGGYIVESQGVEYFLSRSHSSLKNDANHIGKRIKACIIRVDKENHSINISRKRFFEVNDKRRLEVSKELLEAAEPVLGVVRQITPFGIFVEAKEIEGLVHYSEISHKGPVNPEKYYKEGDEVYVKAIAYDGEKRRLSLSIKATIEDPWEEIQDKLKPGYAIKVVVSNIEHYGVFVDIGNDIEGFLHVSEISWDKNVSHPNNYLSVGQEIDVKIIDIDPKNRRLRVSLKQLTNRPFDVFESKHQVGDVLEGKVATLTDFGAFLNLGGVDGLLHNHDAFWDKDKKCKDHYKIGDMIKVKILKINKKDKKISLSAKHLVTSPTEEFAQKHKTDSVIQGKVVSIKDFGVFINADGIDVLIKNEDLNPLKRDEIKIGQEITCVVVAIEKSNNKVRASVHRLERKKEKEELQAFNTSDDKMTLGDILKEKL
- the serA gene encoding phosphoglycerate dehydrogenase; translated protein: MHQIAICDPIHAKGIQILEAQKDIVLHDYSKCPKNELLGKLTPMDALITRSMTPITSDFLKPLTHLKSIVRAGVGVDNIDLESCSQKGIVVMNIPTANTIAAVELTMAHLINAVRSFPCANDQIKHQRLWKREDWYGTELKNKKLGIIGFGNIGSRVGIRAKAFEMEVLAYDPYIPSSKATDLGVIYTKNFEDILQCDMITIHTPKNKETINMIGAKEIERMKKGVILINCARGGLYNEDALYEALETKKVRWLGIDVFSKEPGIHNKLLDLPNVYATPHIGANTLESQEEISKQAAQGVMESLRGSSHPHALNLPMQAFDASAKAYLNLAQKLGYFSSQIHKGVCQKIEISLCGEINQFKDALVAFTLVGVLKPVVGDKINYINAPFVAKERGIEIKVSLKESASPYKNMLSLTLNAANGLISVSGTVFEEDILKLTEIDGFHIDIEPKGKMLLFRNTDIPGVIGSVGNAFARHGINIADFRLGRNTQKEALALIIVDEEVSLEVLEELKSIPACLSVHYVVI